One Proteinivorax tanatarense DNA segment encodes these proteins:
- the gpmI gene encoding 2,3-bisphosphoglycerate-independent phosphoglycerate mutase, with protein sequence MTTTKPLVLVVIDGWALNPTAEGNAVLAAEKPYYDSLISKFPTTEIKASGIEVGLPKGQMGNSEVGHLNMGAGRVVYQDLTRINKAIEDGMFFDNPKLKASIDNCIQNDSTLHLMGLLSDGGVHSHTNHLFALIDMAKKRGVKSLKIHSILDGRDVPPKSALGYIQMLEAKIEDAGLGQIATIAGRYYTMDRDKRWERTQKAYETMVEGKGDVVENASKAVEVAYEQQKTDEFIPPVSISKPSKIKDNDSVIFYNFRPDRARQITTALTDENFNEFNRESVPKVHYTCLTQYDENFNLPIAFEQKQIVNTLGEVLSKAGKKQLRITETEKYAHVTFFFNGGVEKTNEGEKRILIPSPKVATYDMQPEMSAKETTARLIEEMDENKFDFILINYANPDMVGHTGDFKAAVKACNTVDQCLSKLVPSVLKKGGGVIVTSDHGNAEQMVDFRTKKPHTAHTSNPVPLTLAGFGDKKLSKGALCDIAPTVLDLLGVDIPDEMTGKSLLK encoded by the coding sequence ATGACAACAACCAAACCACTTGTTTTAGTTGTTATTGATGGCTGGGCGCTAAATCCTACTGCAGAAGGGAATGCTGTTTTAGCAGCTGAAAAACCTTATTATGATTCCCTGATAAGCAAGTTTCCCACTACTGAAATTAAAGCTAGCGGAATTGAAGTTGGGTTGCCCAAAGGGCAGATGGGAAATTCTGAGGTAGGTCACCTTAATATGGGCGCTGGTCGAGTTGTTTATCAGGATTTAACTAGGATAAATAAAGCTATAGAGGATGGTATGTTTTTCGATAATCCAAAACTAAAAGCAAGTATAGATAATTGTATTCAAAACGATTCAACGTTGCATCTTATGGGGCTTTTATCTGACGGAGGTGTTCATAGCCATACCAACCATCTTTTTGCTCTAATCGACATGGCTAAAAAAAGAGGTGTAAAATCATTAAAAATACATTCTATTTTAGATGGCAGGGATGTTCCACCTAAGTCAGCTTTAGGATATATACAAATGCTTGAAGCAAAGATTGAAGATGCTGGTTTAGGGCAGATAGCTACTATAGCAGGACGATACTATACTATGGACAGAGATAAGAGATGGGAAAGAACACAAAAAGCTTATGAAACTATGGTTGAAGGCAAAGGTGACGTAGTAGAAAATGCTTCAAAAGCTGTGGAAGTAGCTTACGAACAACAAAAAACAGATGAATTCATACCACCAGTTTCAATTTCCAAGCCCAGCAAGATTAAAGACAATGACTCTGTAATATTCTATAATTTCAGACCTGATAGAGCCAGACAAATTACAACTGCGCTAACTGATGAAAATTTTAATGAGTTCAATAGGGAAAGTGTTCCAAAAGTTCACTATACATGTCTTACTCAATATGATGAAAACTTTAATCTACCTATAGCCTTTGAACAAAAGCAAATAGTAAATACGTTGGGAGAAGTTTTAAGTAAAGCCGGCAAAAAACAATTGCGGATAACAGAGACAGAGAAATATGCTCATGTTACTTTCTTTTTCAACGGAGGGGTAGAAAAGACTAATGAAGGTGAAAAGAGGATATTAATCCCATCCCCTAAGGTGGCTACCTATGATATGCAACCTGAAATGAGCGCCAAAGAAACAACAGCAAGATTAATTGAGGAGATGGATGAAAATAAATTTGACTTTATATTAATTAACTATGCTAACCCTGATATGGTTGGTCACACTGGTGATTTCAAAGCTGCTGTAAAGGCATGCAATACTGTTGATCAATGTCTTTCAAAGCTAGTGCCTTCAGTTTTGAAAAAAGGTGGTGGTGTAATTGTTACTTCGGACCATGGAAATGCAGAACAAATGGTAGATTTTCGCACTAAAAAACCGCATACTGCCCATACCTCCAATCCAGTTCCTTTAACGTTAGCTGGATTTGGTGATAAAAAGCTTTCAAAAGGTGCGCTATGTGATATAGCGCCGACTGTTTTAGATCTACTGGGTGTAGATATACCCGATGAAATGACAGGCAAATCATTACTAAAATAA
- the secG gene encoding preprotein translocase subunit SecG, producing MEVFLKVIHALIAIGVIAGVLLQSGKSAGLSGSIAGGAETFFGKSKGLDETLSKLTTVAAILFIVSSLVLAFWLGR from the coding sequence GTGGAAGTATTTTTAAAAGTTATACATGCCCTTATAGCAATCGGTGTAATTGCAGGAGTGTTGTTGCAGTCAGGTAAAAGTGCTGGCCTTTCAGGCAGTATAGCTGGAGGAGCTGAGACTTTCTTTGGGAAAAGCAAAGGATTAGATGAAACACTATCTAAGCTGACTACAGTTGCTGCGATATTATTTATTGTCAGCTCTTTGGTTTTAGCTTTTTGGTTAGGACGATAA
- the rpoN gene encoding RNA polymerase factor sigma-54: MRLDFGLEMQQTQKLMMTPQLQQAINILQMSSLELNEFLLEEMERNPVLEVNSETERQPEGAKEENREESSKEKEEVDWEEYFANESLPYENNLAYNKDNEKDSFETYTSNDPTLLDYFEEHLLFYKLTETEKKIGEYIIGSLNDSGYLTTTTEEISKNLSVGLTSVEEVLNIIQQLEPGIAARDLKESLLLQTRYRQDAPDLTDIVIENYLELVAQMKIKNLAEELNVSVAHCQRIIDYIKGLNPRPGLLFASMNDNRYIQPDATVLDIEGDYVVLVNDNLVPSLQINNYYKSLLNKGSGKEKDFIKNSLNSASYLLKAIEQRKNTLRNVVEYIVDYQKPFLQNGIKYLKPLRLKDVADELDIHESTVSRATSSKTVETPRGIFQLKYFFNNSLNGGAEGLSTAGIKQQILDMINNEDPTKPLSDQKISDMLNSQGIDISRRTVAKYRVESKIPSSSKRKRYAAN, translated from the coding sequence ATGAGGTTAGATTTTGGTTTAGAGATGCAGCAAACACAAAAGTTAATGATGACTCCCCAACTACAGCAAGCTATTAACATTTTACAAATGTCTTCTTTGGAGTTAAATGAATTTCTTTTAGAAGAAATGGAAAGAAATCCAGTACTTGAGGTTAATAGTGAAACTGAACGACAACCAGAGGGTGCAAAAGAGGAAAATAGAGAAGAATCCTCAAAGGAAAAAGAAGAGGTGGATTGGGAAGAGTACTTTGCTAATGAAAGCCTACCTTATGAAAATAATTTAGCTTATAATAAAGATAATGAAAAGGATTCTTTTGAAACCTATACTAGCAATGATCCTACTTTATTAGATTATTTTGAGGAACACCTTCTTTTCTATAAACTTACAGAGACAGAGAAAAAAATTGGTGAGTATATAATTGGAAGCTTAAATGACAGTGGTTATCTTACAACAACAACTGAAGAAATATCTAAAAACCTTTCTGTTGGATTAACTTCTGTGGAAGAAGTTTTAAATATTATACAACAGTTGGAGCCAGGGATAGCCGCTAGAGACTTAAAAGAATCATTGTTGTTACAGACTCGCTATAGGCAAGACGCTCCTGATTTAACAGATATTGTTATTGAGAATTATCTTGAACTGGTAGCTCAAATGAAAATAAAAAACTTAGCTGAAGAATTAAATGTTTCAGTAGCCCATTGTCAAAGAATAATTGATTATATTAAGGGATTAAACCCCAGACCGGGATTGCTCTTTGCGTCTATGAATGATAATAGATATATTCAGCCAGATGCTACAGTGTTGGACATAGAAGGGGACTATGTAGTTTTAGTTAATGATAATTTGGTACCTTCTTTGCAAATTAATAACTACTATAAGTCTCTGCTTAATAAGGGGTCAGGCAAAGAAAAAGATTTCATAAAAAATTCGTTAAATTCGGCGTCGTACTTGCTAAAAGCAATCGAACAACGAAAAAACACTCTTAGAAATGTAGTAGAGTATATCGTTGATTATCAAAAGCCTTTTTTACAAAATGGCATAAAATATTTAAAACCTTTACGACTTAAGGATGTAGCTGATGAACTGGATATTCATGAATCAACGGTGAGTAGAGCTACTTCATCAAAAACTGTAGAAACTCCAAGGGGTATTTTTCAATTAAAATATTTTTTTAACAACTCATTAAACGGTGGCGCAGAAGGGTTGTCAACGGCGGGTATTAAACAGCAGATTTTGGATATGATTAATAATGAGGATCCTACCAAACCTTTAAGTGATCAGAAGATTTCTGACATGCTAAATTCCCAGGGGATAGACATCTCCCGAAGAACAGTAGCAAAATATAGGGTGGAAAGTAAGATACCTTCATCTTCTAAAAGAAAAAGATATGCTGCAAATTAG
- the eno gene encoding phosphopyruvate hydratase, which produces MTEIIEVYGREVLDSRGNPTVEVEVVLDSGALGRAIVPSGASTGAYEAVELRDGNKGRYLGKGVEKAVDNINNIIAPALEGADALEQTAIDKSLMELDGTDNKGKLGANAILGVSMAVAKAAAEALGVPLYKYLGGVNACDLPVPMMNILNGGSHADNNVDIQEFMIMPVGAKTFKEALRMGTEIFHNLKAVLNEKGLGTGVGDEGGFAPNLSSNEEALSVIMDAIERAGYKPVEDIRLALDVAATEIYKDGKYHLDGEGVIKSTSELIDFYEDLANKYPIISIEDGLSEDDWDGWVEMQKRLGDKLQIVGDDLFVTNTERLAKGIEIKSGNSILIKLNQIGTITETLEAIEMAKRAGFTCVISHRSGETEDSTIADFAVATNAGQIKTGAPSRTDRVAKYNQLLRIEEELDFTGNYLGINTFYNIK; this is translated from the coding sequence ATGACAGAAATTATTGAAGTATATGGTAGAGAAGTATTGGACTCTAGAGGTAATCCTACTGTAGAAGTAGAGGTTGTATTAGATAGCGGTGCACTAGGTAGGGCTATAGTGCCATCTGGAGCTTCTACTGGAGCATATGAAGCTGTAGAGTTAAGAGATGGCAATAAAGGTCGTTATTTAGGCAAGGGAGTGGAAAAAGCTGTAGATAACATTAACAATATTATAGCTCCAGCTCTTGAAGGAGCTGACGCACTTGAACAAACTGCTATTGATAAAAGCTTAATGGAATTAGACGGCACAGACAATAAAGGAAAACTAGGAGCAAATGCTATTTTAGGTGTTTCTATGGCAGTGGCTAAGGCAGCAGCAGAAGCTCTAGGGGTGCCACTTTATAAATACCTTGGTGGAGTAAATGCGTGTGACTTACCAGTTCCTATGATGAATATTTTAAACGGTGGATCCCATGCTGATAATAATGTTGATATTCAAGAATTTATGATTATGCCTGTAGGAGCAAAAACATTTAAGGAAGCATTAAGGATGGGGACTGAAATTTTCCATAACCTAAAAGCGGTTCTTAATGAAAAAGGTTTAGGAACAGGGGTAGGAGATGAAGGTGGATTTGCACCTAATCTTTCATCAAATGAAGAAGCACTTTCGGTTATCATGGATGCCATAGAAAGAGCGGGTTATAAACCAGTGGAGGATATTCGCCTTGCTTTAGATGTTGCAGCTACAGAGATATATAAAGATGGTAAATATCATCTAGATGGTGAAGGAGTTATAAAATCAACATCTGAATTAATCGACTTTTATGAAGATCTGGCAAATAAATATCCAATCATTTCTATTGAAGATGGTTTATCAGAAGATGATTGGGATGGTTGGGTAGAAATGCAAAAAAGGTTAGGAGATAAATTGCAGATAGTAGGAGACGACCTGTTTGTAACTAATACCGAAAGATTAGCAAAAGGCATTGAAATAAAATCTGGAAATTCAATATTGATAAAGTTAAACCAAATTGGCACAATTACAGAAACCTTAGAAGCAATAGAAATGGCTAAGAGAGCAGGATTCACTTGCGTAATATCCCATCGCTCAGGAGAAACAGAAGATTCAACAATTGCTGATTTTGCTGTAGCAACAAACGCAGGGCAAATTAAAACAGGAGCTCCATCTAGAACTGATAGGGTGGCAAAGTATAATCAACTTCTTCGTATTGAGGAAGAACTTGATTTTACAGGCAACTATTTGGGGATAAACACTTTTTATAATATTAAATAG
- the tpiA gene encoding triose-phosphate isomerase, producing MVKKRTPIIAGNWKMNKTANESKEFFEQLTENLSVDEVETVVCPPFTSLQMAKEKLAGSSIKLGAQNVHFEESGAYTGEVSPEMLKDLGVEYAIVGHSERRAMFGEDDGIINKKVLAVLKSGMKPILCIGESLEDRESKKTERICSVQIERGLKGLTDQQLKNIVIAYEPVWAIGTGKSATKEDANDTIGFIRKTIEQLTSKEIANQMRIQYGGSVKPENISDYMAMPEIDGALVGGASLKVTSFVDIVKF from the coding sequence ATGGTGAAAAAAAGGACTCCAATTATAGCTGGGAACTGGAAAATGAATAAAACAGCCAATGAGAGCAAAGAGTTTTTTGAGCAATTAACAGAAAATTTATCCGTTGATGAAGTGGAAACAGTGGTATGCCCTCCATTTACCAGCTTGCAGATGGCAAAAGAAAAGTTAGCTGGTAGTTCAATTAAATTGGGTGCTCAAAATGTTCACTTTGAAGAAAGTGGGGCTTATACTGGAGAAGTATCCCCTGAGATGTTAAAGGATTTGGGTGTGGAGTATGCTATAGTAGGGCACTCAGAACGTAGGGCCATGTTTGGTGAAGATGATGGTATTATAAATAAAAAAGTGTTGGCCGTGCTGAAAAGTGGTATGAAACCAATTTTGTGTATTGGCGAATCTTTAGAAGACAGAGAAAGTAAAAAAACAGAGAGAATTTGTAGTGTTCAGATAGAAAGAGGCTTGAAAGGTTTAACTGATCAACAGCTTAAAAATATTGTAATAGCTTATGAGCCAGTATGGGCCATAGGTACAGGAAAGTCTGCAACAAAAGAAGATGCAAATGATACAATTGGATTTATCAGAAAAACAATTGAGCAGTTAACATCCAAAGAAATAGCTAACCAAATGAGAATACAATACGGAGGAAGTGTAAAACCAGAAAACATCAGTGATTATATGGCTATGCCAGAAATTGATGGTGCTCTTGTTGGCGGAGCTAGTTTAAAGGTAACTTCTTTTGTTGATATTGTTAAGTTTTAG
- the gap gene encoding type I glyceraldehyde-3-phosphate dehydrogenase: MTLKIGINGFGSIGRRVLRIAHGNPNFQIVAINDLTDAKTLAHLLKYDSTYGKFEAEVEATDNSIVVNGHEIEISAHKNPADIPWDNHGVDIVIEATGIFRKKEDAQAHIDAGAKKVIITAPAKNEDITIVMGVNEKDYDPENHHIVSNASCTTNCLAPFAKVLNDNFGIKRGLMTTVHSYTNDQRLLDLPHSDLRRARAAAESIIPTTTGAAQAVSLVLPELKGKFDGFAMRVPTSAVSVVDMTVELEKDSDAETINKAFKEACDNELAGIMDYTDEPLVSSDYKGSPFSSVIDGLSTKVMGNNMVKVLAWYDNEWGYSARVVDLALHMGKTL, translated from the coding sequence ATGACACTAAAGATTGGGATTAACGGATTTGGAAGTATAGGTAGAAGGGTGCTTAGAATTGCTCATGGTAACCCAAATTTTCAGATTGTAGCTATAAACGATTTAACAGACGCTAAAACTTTGGCTCATCTACTAAAGTATGATTCAACTTATGGAAAGTTTGAAGCAGAGGTAGAAGCTACTGACAATTCAATTGTGGTAAATGGACATGAGATAGAAATATCAGCTCATAAAAACCCTGCAGATATTCCGTGGGATAATCATGGTGTTGATATCGTTATCGAAGCTACAGGTATTTTTAGAAAAAAAGAGGATGCTCAGGCCCATATCGATGCTGGTGCTAAAAAAGTAATTATTACAGCACCTGCTAAAAACGAAGATATAACTATTGTAATGGGAGTTAACGAAAAAGATTATGACCCTGAAAACCATCATATTGTTTCCAATGCTTCTTGCACAACTAACTGCTTAGCTCCATTTGCAAAAGTACTTAATGATAATTTCGGAATTAAAAGGGGGCTAATGACCACTGTTCACTCTTATACAAATGACCAGCGGCTACTAGATCTTCCCCATAGTGACCTAAGAAGAGCTAGAGCTGCAGCAGAGTCTATTATTCCAACAACTACCGGTGCTGCCCAAGCTGTTTCTCTTGTGTTGCCAGAACTTAAAGGCAAATTTGATGGGTTTGCTATGAGAGTTCCGACATCTGCAGTTTCTGTAGTAGATATGACAGTTGAATTAGAGAAAGATAGCGATGCAGAAACAATCAACAAGGCCTTTAAAGAAGCGTGCGATAACGAGTTAGCAGGCATAATGGATTACACAGATGAGCCTCTAGTATCTAGTGATTATAAAGGTTCTCCATTTTCTTCAGTGATTGATGGACTTTCCACAAAAGTTATGGGAAACAACATGGTTAAGGTTTTAGCATGGTATGATAACGAGTGGGGTTATTCTGCAAGAGTTGTTGACCTAGCATTACACATGGGAAAAACTCTATAA
- a CDS encoding sugar-binding transcriptional regulator encodes MKEIIEIQKKIAPEYIEVVKKRHNILRSISYLQPIGRRNLAVKIDVGERVLRSEVNKLKESGLIMIEASGMSLTESGEKFLKESEGYLKELLGLTSIENQLKEKLKIDKVIVVPGDSDESPLVKDEIGKGVAKVLAKLIKDQDVLAVTGGSTVAAIPDQIPKMSRDITVVPSRGALGERVEMQSNTIAAALANKMGGKYKMLHAPDNLSKAALTSIIEDPKIASVLKAIKDANILIHGIGDAGVMAQRRSTSPDVLEKLNENEAVAEAFGYYFDSQGNTVHQEEIIGLKLKDLQEISTIIAVAGGRTKAKAIEAVALNHRQHILVTDEGAAMEILK; translated from the coding sequence ATGAAAGAGATTATAGAAATTCAAAAAAAGATTGCTCCTGAATATATAGAAGTAGTAAAAAAAAGGCATAATATACTGAGAAGTATTAGTTATTTGCAGCCAATTGGAAGAAGAAACCTTGCTGTAAAAATAGATGTTGGAGAAAGGGTTCTTCGCTCAGAAGTAAATAAGTTAAAAGAAAGTGGCTTAATTATGATTGAAGCTTCAGGTATGAGTCTAACTGAAAGTGGAGAAAAGTTTTTAAAAGAAAGCGAAGGATATCTCAAAGAGTTACTAGGTCTAACTAGCATAGAGAATCAATTGAAAGAGAAGTTAAAGATTGATAAGGTAATTGTTGTTCCTGGTGATAGTGACGAGAGCCCATTGGTTAAGGACGAAATTGGTAAAGGAGTAGCCAAAGTTCTTGCAAAACTTATAAAGGACCAGGATGTTTTAGCAGTTACAGGTGGGTCAACTGTAGCAGCAATACCTGATCAAATTCCTAAAATGTCAAGGGATATTACTGTTGTTCCTAGCCGGGGTGCACTAGGTGAAAGGGTGGAGATGCAGTCAAATACAATCGCTGCTGCCTTAGCTAATAAAATGGGTGGCAAATACAAAATGTTGCATGCCCCTGATAACCTTAGTAAAGCCGCATTGACCTCTATTATTGAAGATCCTAAAATAGCTTCAGTGTTAAAAGCTATAAAAGATGCAAACATACTTATCCACGGCATTGGAGATGCTGGTGTTATGGCACAGCGAAGGTCAACCTCGCCTGATGTTTTGGAGAAGTTAAACGAAAATGAAGCTGTTGCTGAAGCCTTTGGATACTATTTTGACTCACAAGGTAATACGGTCCATCAAGAAGAGATAATAGGCTTAAAACTTAAAGATTTACAAGAAATTAGCACTATTATTGCAGTAGCTGGAGGAAGAACAAAAGCTAAAGCTATTGAAGCTGTGGCCTTAAATCATAGGCAACATATTTTAGTGACTGATGAAGGGGCAGCTATGGAAATTTTAAAGTAG
- a CDS encoding phosphoglycerate kinase, whose translation MNKLTLKDVNLEGKKVFVRMDFNVPIKDGKITDETRIKGALPTIKYLLEHKARIILASHLGRPKGEVKPELSLQVVANRISELIGKEVQMAPEVVGDKVSEMARSLQNGEIMMLENVRFLPGEEKNDDKLAKGFASLADIFVNDAFGTAHRAHASTAGIAKHIQAVAGFLIEKELKMLGEAVNNPKRPLVAIIGGAKVSDKIGVIENLIEKVDTLIIGGGMANTFLAAKGFEMGESLVEKDKIELAKTLIEQGINKNVEIMLPSDLLVAEKFDNDSPTQVVPSNQVPKGWMALDIGTKAAKEFGEVIQSAKTVVWNGPMGVFEMNNFAKGTFGIAELLAQSNGISIVGGGDSAAAVEKAGLAEKMTHISTGGGASLEFLEGKTLPGVEALSDN comes from the coding sequence ATGAATAAACTTACGCTAAAAGATGTTAATTTGGAAGGTAAAAAAGTTTTTGTACGTATGGATTTTAACGTTCCTATTAAAGACGGCAAGATTACTGACGAAACTAGAATTAAAGGGGCATTACCTACTATAAAGTATCTACTGGAACATAAGGCGCGGATAATTCTAGCATCTCATTTAGGCAGGCCTAAAGGGGAAGTTAAGCCAGAGCTATCCTTACAAGTTGTAGCTAACCGTATTTCTGAACTAATTGGAAAAGAAGTGCAAATGGCACCAGAAGTAGTTGGAGATAAAGTTTCTGAAATGGCCAGGTCTTTACAAAACGGTGAAATAATGATGTTGGAAAATGTGCGCTTTTTACCTGGTGAGGAGAAAAACGATGACAAATTAGCTAAAGGTTTTGCTTCATTAGCTGATATATTTGTTAATGATGCATTTGGAACTGCTCATAGAGCCCATGCTAGTACAGCTGGTATAGCTAAACATATCCAAGCTGTAGCAGGATTTTTGATTGAAAAGGAATTGAAAATGCTAGGGGAAGCTGTAAATAACCCTAAGCGACCTTTAGTAGCAATTATTGGTGGTGCTAAAGTTAGTGATAAAATTGGGGTTATAGAAAATTTAATAGAAAAAGTAGATACTTTAATAATTGGCGGGGGAATGGCTAACACTTTCTTGGCTGCAAAAGGATTTGAAATGGGAGAATCTTTAGTAGAAAAAGATAAAATTGAACTAGCTAAAACTCTAATTGAACAAGGTATTAATAAAAATGTAGAAATAATGCTGCCATCAGACCTTTTAGTTGCTGAAAAATTTGACAATGATTCCCCAACTCAGGTCGTCCCTAGCAATCAAGTGCCAAAAGGTTGGATGGCTTTAGATATAGGTACTAAGGCAGCCAAAGAGTTTGGAGAAGTTATTCAATCAGCAAAAACAGTAGTATGGAATGGACCAATGGGAGTATTTGAAATGAATAACTTTGCAAAGGGAACATTTGGGATTGCTGAATTGTTAGCACAAAGTAATGGGATTTCTATAGTAGGAGGCGGCGACTCAGCAGCTGCTGTAGAAAAAGCTGGTCTTGCTGAGAAAATGACTCATATTTCTACTGGTGGTGGAGCGTCTTTAGAATTTCTAGAAGGGAAAACATTACCAGGTGTAGAAGCTTTGTCAGATAACTAA
- a CDS encoding HD domain-containing protein, with amino-acid sequence MVYRVKQFFKSITAKTTEDEEMWVKKVLNGQQQKLFFSLPIYEQRHSIDVAKSIMKKAGQLNKDEYNLLIKAALLHDIGKVNTGLNPITKSIAVIYDCFNSRKKIPSKPKFLQAYYLHPDLGVEFLQRDGDANKTLLFLISNHHQPIDKVSNELLKLLIECDEEN; translated from the coding sequence ATGGTTTATAGAGTAAAACAGTTCTTTAAAAGTATTACGGCTAAAACAACTGAAGATGAGGAAATGTGGGTTAAAAAAGTTTTAAACGGTCAACAACAAAAGCTTTTTTTTAGTCTCCCTATTTATGAGCAACGGCACAGCATTGATGTGGCAAAATCTATAATGAAAAAAGCAGGGCAGCTAAATAAAGATGAATACAATCTTCTTATAAAAGCTGCCTTGTTACATGATATTGGCAAGGTGAATACCGGCTTAAACCCTATTACCAAATCTATTGCTGTTATTTATGATTGTTTTAATTCAAGGAAAAAAATACCTAGCAAACCTAAATTTTTGCAAGCTTACTATTTACACCCTGATTTAGGGGTTGAGTTTTTGCAAAGGGATGGAGATGCTAACAAAACACTTTTATTTCTAATTTCCAATCATCATCAGCCAATTGACAAAGTTTCGAATGAGTTATTAAAACTTTTGATAGAATGTGATGAAGAAAATTAG